gcaaatcacccagacctattcccttacgcttaccccttcacctaacactatggacaatttagcatggccaattcacctaacctgcacatttttNNNNNNNNNNNNNNNNNNNNNNNNNNNNNNNNNNNNNNNNNNNNNNNNNNNNNNNNgccactgtgccaccgtgccacccacgttCTGTGCACATTTAAGCCAGAGTATATTAGATCTTTGTGTTTCCCATGTTGACTGTTTTAAATCACCAACCTCAAATCACACCGGAATATTTTTGAACAGGTCACAACAGAAATCCCATGGACTGTTAAAATAACATGGGACTTCTTTCCAAATCTGATGACCCAGAGACTGCTGAAACTAAAGAGGTCTTCAATTGGAATGGAGCCCTTTCTCCCTCTAACCTGAACCTGCTTCTGACTCGGCCTCTTTCTCTCGGAGGTCATAAAAAGCCAACTTAGTAAACACTTCGGCAATTATTTCCCCAGGTTGATTGCATTGTCAGTCTGCTTAAGTCACATATTTCCTGGAAATGTTATTTTCAACTATTAAAGATGACTTGGACCTTAATGTAAAGCCACATTCACAGAATTCAAACTACAAATCTATTTGTCTGTGCTTTAAGAGCCCAAATCCCCAAATTATGTTATAGACCTTGCTctacattaaaacaaatattgAACCAAATGATTAAAATAACTAATAGCATATTTTAGACACATTTAGTTTGCTGCAAGCACCATAAGTAATTGTACAGAATTGATTTGCCTCCTTTACATCAGTTTTAGCAGCTGGTTTGTATTAAAACAGCAGCTGCAAGAGGGTGGGAGAACTCAATATACATACATCCCCAGAGTGGAATAATCTAAATAATTTTACCCAACTTTTCTCATTTAGATTTCAAATCTATTAGAGGACAAAAGAAAAACTGCCGTTAAGTCCAAACTGTTCAAATGGAAAATTTCAGAACAAAACACTATATTTAAAagaactttctaaacatagattgCAATAATGGAGGGAGGCTTGCCTTGTCAAGGAGATGTCAGTTATGAGTCAGTGATCATTATCTGTGTTGGCAGATAGTTACTGCAACATACATATTCCTTCAATAGGTTTTGTAAAGGGTGCTATTCTGAACCACTTTGTTGTGGCAGAAACACTCATCTTTCATGCAGATGACTTTTGCAAAAAAACAGTTTTCTTACATTGTTTCCATGCAAGGAAACATACATTCTCaatatatatttatttctttatctttttaGCCTAATAAGCCTGATTTTCCTTACTTAAAAGAAGGAGTTTCACTTCTCATTAAAGGTTTGCTGTCTGTCTCATGGACAAACACCATATTTGATTAGTTTCTTACAAGAGCCAAACATGTTCAATTAGCATGCCAAATATTCACAATTGATTGCCTAATAAATAATCTTTCAGTAGAAAGCAAGCTGAAACATCAAACTAGCAACTGGCATTTACATGTTCAGCCTCTGGGCACTATAAAATATTTGGCTTAACACTAACATCACAGTTCAACTcagatggtgacatttaaaaTCCAAGAAGTTAGTCTTCAGGTAATTGTGTGCGTTTTCCAATAAAAAATGCATGTCACAGTTTTAGTTGGTTAGTTTTAATCAATTTCTCATCCAAAACCCCCATGCTTTTGATGCAATAAATTGTGTTGACACTGAAAGATAAGCATTTTCATTAGTTTTAGAAAGACgtcaattttctttttcaaaaaagcaTAGACCTGCACCAATTGATATACAATGTGTCATACAATACAGCCTGCTTTTAGTCTCTTTGACAGGATTAATATCTTTCCAATATTCATACAAACAGTTGACACCACTATTCCACTTTCAGGAACTGTCGTTAGCATCATTTTGCACTATTCTTGAGCCAACTGTCCTAACTGACCCTCCCAATGCCTCGGCTTACAGAGTGACTATCAGTGAATCATTTGATTTCTACAAGTGGCAGGAAGGATGGTGATGCAATACACAAATATTATTGAGTTATTGTGTCCTTAATAGCTCACAAGCGAAAAGTGAGTGTTACCTGTGTCATTTAGTATCAGGACAAAGTCAATGattattattcattattattCACTCATTATTATTCACTGATGATATCAGAGCTTCCCcactccttgttttttttttccctcccccCCCGCTCATGTCGTCTGCTCACAGGTGTCCTCCCGTTTCTCAGTATTTTTTGCACAACAGCTGCTGGCCGAAACCATGAGTAGAGATACTCAACAACAGGAGACTAAACTAAATAGGTTTAATACAATAACATTTCCAGACCTTACAAGATCAGATCTCAAGACAGTGATCCAACAAGTTTTGCCACCCTGCTTTCAGCTGTAACAGGTCTAGCCTAGGCATGCTTTTGGGAAGTGCAGACTTGTTGAGGATCTGTAGCATGCTCTCATCATCACTGGCGGGTAACTGCAGGAAAGCAAAAAGTGCTTAGGTTTAGGGCCtcatcaggaattgctggaaggTGTGAATGCAAGGGAATCACCAACTAATAGATCTGTAACCTAGCCTTAAAACAAAAGGGTTATATTTGTTACCCAAAGGGTTTATGctgcaaaagaaataaattaaaaataaagttcagGTTTCAGATGCCAAAGTTCTTGATGATTTTtgctcagttttgttttattcttttcatcAATTTTGGTTCGGAGCTATGAACTGGGAACTGTGAGATAAAGATGACTTTTAACACAAGCTGTTACTGGCAATCAAAAAGACAAAAAGCTTTTATTTATTCACGAGACTAGGCCTGGAAGTAAACCGCACACTGGTTCTTGATCAAAGATTTCTGTAGATGCTTCATCACCACAGAAGAGCATAATGTTTAAACAGACAGCAAAAGTTGGCTATTAATGAGGTCATTACCTGGGATTAGCTGCAGCAAGTCCGGAAATGACCTTATTTTCAAGCATATGGCAAATGTTGAATGGGAACTGGGACCTCAAGGAGGAGATGGTCAGTAAGTCAGAGACAGGTCAGAGTTGGAATTGGGTTTTAGACTGTATTTTCTGTGAGAATGAATCTGACTGCTGAtattacagcatggagacagcatGGCTCCCTGTCTAACCTCTCATGAACAGTTCTTCAAAGCTCAGAGAAGAGAAAACCAAGTTATAATTATTACTGCCTTTTTTGGAGAGAACTGCAAAATTGACCCTGATCAGCATCGTCAGAAAAATCAACAGAGAAACCATCATTTACTCCTGTGGAACAAGCCAACAAGAAAACCACTTAATAATCTGGTCAGTTTTGTTACTTGCTTTTGTGCATCTTTTACTGCGTTTGTCTGTCTTCTGTGAGATGAGGTGGAAAACAAAGGCATTTGGGTTTAAAACATTGATCAATTAGATTTTAGACTCGGTTGTTTAATGTTACTCTAAAGTTAttatattgttaataaattgcttAAATCTTTTTCTTAAAGATACAGACTGATACCTGAATTGCTTATTGGCAGAATCTGGGATTAATTATtcacaactgaaaatgtgttgctggaaaagcgcagcaggtcaggcagcatccaaggaacaggNNNNNNNNNNNNNNNNNNNNNNNNNNNNNNNNNNNNNNNNNNNNNNNNNNNNNNNNNNNNNNNNNNNNNNNNNNNNNNNNNNNNNNNNNNNNNNNNNNNNNNNNNNNNNNNNNNNNNNNNNNNNNNNNNNNNNNNNNNNNNNNNNNNNNNNNNNNNNNNNNNNNNNNNcttatgcccgaaacgtcgattctcctgttccttggatgctgcctgacctgctgtgcttttccagcaacacattttcagctctgatctccagcatctgcagccctcactttctcctccttaattaTTCACAAGTCTGATTAGAAACCAATGGAGGTCAATTTTGAGGCCCCTTGAAGGTATTAATTTTACTGAGTTGTGATTACAGAatagaaaggctgatttggttcaTGTATCTGAGACCTCTGAGCTGGCATGAATTTTCCTCTCAATATGTAGTGTcaacctgctgagaatttccagcggGATTCTGTCTTAATTTCAGAAACCCAGGATCTCCTGTACATTGTTTTATATTatatgaaaatgtttttaaaacaaggGAAAAATGAAAATAGCTGCCATTTCAGTCAGAGGTTTTAAATAGGGGTCACATTTTAAACGAGAGCACAATTCAGACTATGTTGGATCTTGGTCTAACCCATAGTTAACGACTACCCTCAAAACAGGCAACGAAGCACAAACACAAAAAACAGTAATTTCTGGACCGTGcatataacatctctgaagataACAGATTCAACTGTAAGAAGTAATAATTGTTGCTAACCCAGTCCAATCTTCAACCACCCCAACTTTTCTAGGGTCTTCCCAGCGTATTCCTATGTAAAACAATAGATAAATCAATTTTTACACTGTTCTCAATGGCTCCAAATACGCCATCCAGGTCATAAATAAATTTACCTGTAACTCCTTCCACCTTACAAATTTTTCTGGATATGAAGGAAACCATAGAgcaatttttcactcagagtagtaggggcatggaatgcactgcctgcaacagtaatagactcgccaaatttaagggcatttaaatggtcattggataggaatatggacaagaatggaatagtgtaggttagatgggctttagattagtttcacaggtcggcgcaacatcgagggtcgaagggtctgtactgcgttgtaatgttctatgtgaaGCATTTAGAGAGCCATTGCAGACTCAACAGGTCTCTTTCACCACCATAAAGATTGTGTGATCGTGTGTCTGAACACCCCATTTTTGTGCACACTACCTCAAATGTAATCTCACATCGCCACTATTCCCACACCGATCTTCTCATTTCTCCAGCCCAACTGAATACaagatttgggggaaaaaaattgctagaaccagaggtcacagtcacAGGAGCAGATTtaaacagagaggaggagaagttacttctctcaaaaggtcacaaatctgtggaattcactatcccagagtgcAGAGGCTGCTGGGACATTGAgtcaatttaaggaggagatagacttTTAATTAGCAATGGTTTGAAGGGTTATGGTGGGCTaggaggaaagtagagttgaggccaagtgagatcagccatgatggtaccAAATGGCAGAGCTGAATTAGCTCCCCCCATATCTAGTTCTTGTGTTTTAAAAGTATCTGGGCAGTCAGCAACAGTATCTTAGTATTGATTTGATGAACATCAACTCTCAGCTATATTGGAGAATCCAAAAACCAGTGACCACAAAGACAAGCTAGTAACCAATTATTTCAACAGGAAATTCAGAGGAATTAACGTACCCAGAACGCAagtagaatgtggaacttgcaacCACAATGGAGTGGGTGAGGCAAATAGCACAGATGCATTTATGCAAAGTTCGATAAACACAGAAAGGAGAAAAGAACAAGGAGGTTGTGCTGATAGAGTTATTTCAACCGGGCACTgccatggttgagttggactgaatgcgCTGTATCTATGCTGTACATTCTGGTATTCTATGTTGAGTAGCTTTTTCAtagtagagtagctttttatttgtcatttctaccatatacaactgttacagtaaaaatgagacagcattccCCCAGGacagagggtgctacatggacagcacaaactacacaatcgtacacGGCATAAAGAGCCTACAAAGTGGaaaacacacaagttacagtgtaacagaagaatgataaataatggacatttttctagcagcaattcaaagtcgtgcaaagaatttcagatgtgaaagagtccgatcatacaGAGTTAAGGAGCcagatggcttgggggaagaaactgttgcagtcTAGccatgagagactgaatgctctggTACCCCCTGctagatggcaggagggagaagagtttgactgaggggtgtgtggggtcttccacaatgcgaTTCGCCTTTCAgatgcagtgtgtggtgtaaatATCTGTAATGGAGGAAGGAGAGGCCCCAATGTTCTTACGAGCTGTTCTCAAtatccgttgtagggtcttacgGTCCAAGACGGTGCAGTTCCCAAACCAAGCAGTGATACAGCAGCTCAGGGTATCCTCAATGAACCCcatgtagaatgtggtgaggatggggagtgAAAGTTGGGCTTTCCTCAGCTTGCGCAGAAAATTCAAcacgctgctgggctttcttgcaacggagctggtgttgagggtccaggtgaacaccaagaaatttggtgctcttcacaatctccatgGTGGAGCCGATGTCCAGCAGAGAGTGGTTGctctgtgccctcctgaagtcaacaaccatctcttttgtcTTGACCACAATCAGAATCAGGTTgctggctctgcaccagtccgttagccgctgcacctcctctctgtatgctgatgagacccactacagCTAAAGCATCAGCATCGTTGCACAGTTGTGTGTCAGCAGAATGAACAGCAGTgaactgagcacacagccctggggtGTTGGAGATGTTGTTCCCAATCCGGATAAATTGAGTTCTCCTAGTCAGGAACTCCAGGATCCAGTTGCAAGGGGAGATATTTAGGCCCAGCAGACCCAGCTTTCCAAACAGGTGCAGAGGAATGACAGTGTTAAGTGCAGAACTGAAGCCTGTGGATGGtaatctgatgtaggtgtccttttTCTCCgggtgggtgagggccagatggagggtggCGAAAATGGCATTATCAGTTGAGTAGTTGGGTCGACACATGAACTGCAGGGTGTCCAGCGAGGAGGGCAGCAGGGTCTTAATATGACTCATCATGCGTCTCTCAAAACACTTTGTGATGATGCGTGTTAGCGCAACAGGGCAGTAGTCGTTGAGACAGGACATTAAAGACTTCTTCAGCATGGAGGTAATAGTAGCTGACTTAAAGCACATTGGGACTATGGCACAGCTCAGGAAGATGTTGGAGATGAAAGTGAGAACATACAGCAGTACATCAGAGCATCCCCTGACCACTCTGCTCAGGATGTCACCTGGCCCAGCAGAGACCCCTTACATGGGTTGACTCTGCATCAGGTTTTCCTCACTTGGTCGTCGGGAGGGGGAGTGGACCTCCTTGCTGCCACGTTATTTCTTGCCTCAAACCATGCATAAAAAGTTGTTCAGCTCATCTGGGAGAGAGGCATCACCAGCACAAGCAGGCGATGCTGTTctgtggttggtgatgtcatggaTGCCCTTCCACACGCTCCACATATTGCCCCTGTCCTGAAAGTGGCCGTGTATTCTCTGTGCGTGTGCTCACTTTGCCTCTGTGATGGCCCGGGTCAGGTTGGCCCTCGCTGTTGGTAGGGCCACCTTGTCATCTGCTCTGAAGGTGGAATAGTGTCATTTTAACTTCCAGCTTGaccatcagtggtgggcaagttgttggggggaatcctgagggacaggatgtacatgtatttggaaaggcaaggactgattagggctttatggctttatgtgtgggaaatcaagtctcacaaacgtgattgagtttttttgaagaagtaacatagaggattgatgggggcagagcggtagatgtgatgtatatggacttcagtaaggcattcgacaaggttccccttgggagactggtgaccaaggttagatctcatggaacacagggagaactagccatttggatacagaactggctgaaagggagaagacagtgggtggtggtggagggttgtttttcagactggaagcctgtgaccagtggagtgccacaaggatcggtgcagagTCCACTattttcatcgtttatataaatgatttggatgtgagcttgaggtacagttagaaagtttggagattacaccaaaattggaggtgtagtggacaacgaagagggttacctcagattacaacaggatcttgatcagatgggcaaatgagctgagaagtggtggatggagtttaagtcagataaatataaggtgctgcattttgggaaagcaaatcttagcaggacttatacacttaatgatgaggtcctagggagtgttgctaaacagagagaccctggagtgcaggttcatagttgaaagtggagtcgcaggtagataggatagtgaaggcagcgtttggtatgctttcctttattggtcagagtattgagtacaggagttgggaggtcatgttgtggagggacatggataggataaatagacaaagtcttttccctggggtgggggagtccagaactagtgggcagaggtttagggtgagagggaaagatataaaagagatctaaggggcaacgttttcactcagagggtggtacgtgatggaatgagctgccagaggaattggtggaggctattgcaacattttaaaggcatctggatgggtataagaataggaagggataggggccaggtgcgggcaggtgggactagattggattgggatatatggtcggcatggacggggtggaccaaagtgtctgtttccatgctgtacatctctatgactctatgtctcgaCATTACATTTCTATTCTGTGTAATTGCAAACACTGTAATGTGACCTACACCAAAAGGCTTACTTGAGGAAATGAATTCCGGATCTTAAAGTAATGAGAATTTCACTTACTGCAGCAATTGGAACATTTCAGATCAAACATAATGTCAAAGTTTAAAAGAACTGAAGGACAAAGATTGTCATAATTTACTTTGTTATCTTAATTTAACAATTTCTGAACACATCGAATACAAGGTTGGCTGTACCTTAGCTTCAGAAAACTTCCATTATCCACAGCAAAAGCATCCAGTTTAAAAGTTCAACTCTGAACAGAAGCAAAACACAGTGGATACGAGAAATCtaagataaaacaaaaaagagcTGGAAAAACTTGAGGACCtcagggagcatctgtggagacacagttaaagtttcaggtcaatgaccttatAACAGAGGTTTCATCAGAAAAAAGGTCATTGACACTGACCGACATGGAGTCAGGATTCCACAAGATAGTCACTGTTATCTAGTGTAAGGCCAACATTTCTTATATAGCCTTAGAACCACTGCCTTCAGCAAATATAAGACACACTGCAATAGAACTAATAGTTTGCAAGACCATTGCataaggcagttaagagtgaactacTATACCAAGGATCAGGAATCAAACAGAGAATGGATTGGGTAAGGACAACTATTTCCTTTCCATTTTGTCCACAAAAGTCATTTAGGGATCTTTTAAACAATCTAGCTAAATGCTGACATCCAACTTCTTAGCGAATTGACTTTTAACTCCCTGGTGGCCATTGTTGAATTTGAACTCGTCTGTCAATTTTTAGCTGCCTCTGGATCACAAGCCCTGTTCCATCATTGCATGTGATATTGTACAACCATCTGTTCGCATATAAATTTATCctgaataaagagaaacaaagaaatctATAACCACGCTCCTTGCTAATTACCTGAACAAGTACAAAGAAAAGCTTCCCAATGTGAAGGGGCTAGCAACCATTAGTGAACAGAAATCCAGAGAAAAGGAACAGCCCAAGAGAATTGAGAGAAAAATGTGTTTCCTATTTGGTTTTATTAAAACTTGCCAAAACATCAAGTTTGAGGTTACAGCTTttgtctgtttttgttctttcttGAAGGGACAGTGCTACCACATCACATGTACTTCACTATGCAGACAGACTGACAATGTGATTATCACTGCAACTGTCTTAAATTTATGGTTTCCTTTGGTATTAAGTATGCACAGGGGAAAAACTGCATCAAGACTCTGAACCAGTTTAGCAATTAATAAACAGTGCCTTAAAGAGAATTTGCATTTCAATTGAGTAAGACTAGGGGCTAAACTAACTACTGAAAATTTATTTCATCAAGGTGaggtattctcagtgtgaagtttgacagttttctcattttaaatgcTACATCACCAAGTAGTTAAAATACAGGAAAAAACTGAGAAAGCATAATGCGCCtctcacagaaaacagttgacaATGTGCCTGAATGACATCTGAAAGTACTTCACCAGATGACGTATATTTTCCAAATCAGTTATTAAGAGTGCTGAATCAGTGACATTCATGGTCACATCTCCTGAATAGTTCCAAGCATGTTATGAATTGGGAACTTCCCAGCCCAACTTATTCAGAGTCGAGAGGATTGGCATCAAGCAGAGGCCTcgtggttcaagtcccactccaggatggGATGGCCATGGAAGACATAGTCAACCTCTATCACCATGTTATGACTGTTATGGCAGGTAATGAGGACACAAGAATCTCCTGACTTGACATGAAGAGGTGTCTTCTAAGCTACAAGCTCTAGCAACATGCTAATGACCTGTGGCAGGAATATTCAGCTATGGAAATGCATGTTTCATATGTCATAAAGCTTGGAAAAGCCCCCTTTacaactgcattttaaaatttctttcatgAGATACAAGCATGGCCAGCATTTAAGACCCAGCCATAATTGTGCTTCAGTAGTGACTAATTGAGCTCTTTGAGAGACTAATTGCTAGACACAGATCAATAAGGCGAGACAGAGTGGATAATAGCCGACAAATGACAAACAATCCCCAGGCATATAAAAATGATAGCACAaataaaaaaactgcagaaacacTGAAACCAGGCTAAAGGAAGAAAACCACATAGAGAAACAAGAAACAGGAACTGGCATACAGCCTGTGTGGGTGGATCTTTTTGGCAGAAAAATAATTACAGCTCACCACGAATTAAACTGAGGTGCAGGAGGTCAAGAACATGACCTAAGAAGCTTGAGCTAGAGAAAAACACATGGGAGATGATCACTTCCCTAAAACCATTAGACAATGTGATGAAAACTTTATTATCATCAACGCCCAACCTTTCCTTGGTCTCAAGTGAGAAGGAATATCTTCATCCTCCACTGGCTGGTCAAAGTCAGCCAATatttggagattttaaaaaaatcactctcGGCTTACTTATCTTGGATTTGTTTGCAAACTGATCTGATTAGATACTACagtaccactgagccactgatgtGAAAATGTAACAACTCTTGGCACTTTTTTTGATCAGCTCTGTTTCACATTTCATTGATGTCTCTCTAAACTCTTGTTAGCCCAGTTTTACAGGCTAGGCTTTTAAAATCAATGATGAACAGTAAACATTTTAAAGCCACACACAAAACCACAAATATCTTAAAGTCAAGAATTGTTCAGAAAACTTGCATCAACACACCCACTTTAACAAGCTGACGCAGTCTGATAAACACAGGAAGAGCACTCCTGCTGTTACCCAATATCGTAGCAACATGTCTGCTTCACCTCTGTCACTGTGCCTCACAGCTTTCTGTCATTCATTATCAGTCAGCCACACTTCTGAGTAATTTGGAAATAGTGTTGTCACACCCCGAAGCAAAATACAAGGAATGCTGAAGAAAACAAAGTGAATACAGTTAAGGGGAATGTACGGGCTATTTCCAATTTTCTAACTTCACTAAATTTCCTCAGTTACAGGAAGTAGACAGTTTGGCAGAATGTTTGTCATAATATTCCATGCTATGGCCATGGAGAAAATTCCTTGATAATTCCACATGATTTCTTTGCCTTTCTTTGCGGATAGTTACATTTGCTACTTTCTCGAAGCCAGCATGGAATTCTTTTACCTTTTGCCCATTTGACTTGGCCTTTGCCTGATCCTTGGTCACTTCAGATATGTTTACTTGGTGAACATATGGTCAGATCTCAGAATCATAGTATCCCCATGGCACAGAAAGagggcattcggcccatcaagcctgcactgactTGCCAAAAGAGCACGTACCCAGATCCAGCCTCCCATCCCCTTAAccttgcacttcccatggctaatcagttcaacctgcacattcctggacattatgggcaatttcccatggtcaatctacctaacctgcacatctttggatctgtgggaggaaacggagcacctggagggaacccacgcagacacaaggggaatgtgaagtcattcaaggctggaattgaacccgggtccttggtgctgtgtgCAAACTACTGAGCTATGGTGCCACCCTCATGTGCTTTTACTTCCCATCATGTGACCTTTACCTTCCAGATTTCTTTTGGGTGTGAGACTTCAGCTCTTGGAATGTTGCCTTCTCGACTCGTGACCTTAGATTGTTCTATTAGGCCATAAAGGCTGCTTGTTTTCGTTCCAGGAAGTCCCTCAGTTCAGCATTTTCATTAAACCAGTCACAAAGGATTTTATCAAAATTTGCAAAAATCCTCCAATTTACCTATCTGACAACATTGCTTGCACCTGATCAAAGGAGTCTAGGAGAGCTACTGTTACTTAATATCCCTGTTCAGGATCTGTGTTGAACGGGAGAGTTTTCCAGATTGGTAATTGCTGCACTTGGAATTCCTCTCTTCAGTAGGGCTGCTTTAGagcagaaatagagtcatagggttacacagcacagaaacagatgcttcagtccaactcatctgcattaaccagatttcctaaaggaatcgagtcccatttgccagcatttgggccatatcccccaaacctgtcctattcatatacccatcccgatgcctcttaaaggttgtaactgtaccagcctccaccacttcctctgacagctcattccatacacataccaccctctgcatgaaaaggttgccctcaggtcccatttatatcttccccctctcacgttaaacctctCCCCTCTCgctttggacttccctaccctgggaaaaagaccttgtctatttatcctatccatgcccctgcatgattttataaatttctaaggtcacccctcagtctccgatgctccagggaaaacagccccagcctattcagactttccctatagttcaaaccctgcaaccctggcaacatcctcataaacctttactgaatcctttcaggtttaacaacatctatagcagagaaaccagaaataaacacaatattctaaaagtggcctcaccaatgtcctgtaaagctgcaacatgatgttccaacttctatactcagtgcactgagcaatgaagataaTATTGATTATTTTATTCTTATTTTTGATCCTTTTGGGTCTTTTACTTCCACTTAGCACAAAGGCATTGTGTCCAACATACACCAGTTGCCCACATTGAACTAGTGAAACAGATATCACTGAGATCTTTGATGCGAGCAGTGATAGACTCCAGGAAGTACCAATGCTGGCTATTTTTCTAGATTGGCTAAAAGCGGTTTCATATTGTCATAACTCATTGGAAATTAAGCCCAGCTATTCCCAGAGTCGTCACAAAAGATTTTATCAAAGTTTGCAAAAGTCCAGCAATGTACCTCTGTTTAGACCCAGGCAAACCGTGAGTATGGATCAGATTTCTCCACCTAAC
This portion of the Chiloscyllium plagiosum isolate BGI_BamShark_2017 unplaced genomic scaffold, ASM401019v2 scaf_2034, whole genome shotgun sequence genome encodes:
- the LOC122547997 gene encoding uncharacterized protein LOC122547997, which translates into the protein MCFKSATITSMLKKSLMSCLNDYCPVALTRIITKCFERRMMSHIKTLLPSSLDTLQFMCRPNYSTDNAIFATLHLALTHPEKKDTYIRLPSTGFSSALNTVIPLHLFGKLGLLGLNISPCNWILEFLTRRTQFIRIGNNISNTPGLCAQFTAVHSADTQLCNDADALAVVGLISIQRGGAAANGLVQSQQPDSDCGQDKRDGC